The window TGTGTAATCTGTGGATGTTTCCTCTTTTCTGCGTCCTTCTGCGTTGTTCTGCGGAGGATTCTGTCTTCCCACCATGCTCCGCCGGACGATTGGAGCCGATGGTACGACGTCTCCGAACCCCGAACTCTTTCCCCCTCTTCCCGCCGTGTTCGCCGTGGCTCGCCGTGTTCGCCGTGTGAACTCTTACGTCGTGCCCGCCGAACCCCGAACTCCGAACTCCGAACTCCGAACCCCGAACTCTTTGCCCCTCTTCCCGCCGTGTTCGCCGTGGCTCGCCGTGTTCGCCGTGTGAACTCTTACGTCGTGCCCGCCGAACTCCGAACTCGCCCCCCGACACATTTAAACACAAATATATTTCAAGTTGTTATATAATCTGTTAGACAAGGGTTATGCGCGCCCACCAGGAGCACATCCCGCTCTACTTGCAACACGTTCAGGCCGGCGGTGATCGTTCCATCCGCGAGACGGATTCAAAAATGGGTACGGACGACCTGAGTCATCGCTGGTCCGAACTTGAGTGGCAAACGTTATGGTACGCCGGCGCTTGCGGAAAAACGTTCCGGGCCGTCAGCGGGGCGCTCATCGAGGTGCTCCAGTTTGGACGTTGGAATCATGAGGCCGGTCCGGATTTCGTCGACGCGGTCGTCCGTGTGGACGGAAACCCGGAACCGTTATGCGGCGACATCGAGTTGGACATGAGCGCTCCGGACTGGGAGCGCCATGGCCACGCCACCAACGACCGTTTCAACCGGGTTATCCTTCACGTTTTTCTGACCCGCCCCGGAGTTACCTTTTTCACCCGCACGGCTGATCACCGCGAAGTGCTTCAGGTGCACCTCCAGCGAGATCTCCCCATCGAACGGCTGACGTTGCCGGTTGCACGGGTTGCGCGCGTCAAGGCCGGGGCTTGCAGCGGGCCGATGCAGGGCCTGACGCCGGAAGAAGCGGACGGCGTGCTGGAAACCGCCGCTCAGGTCCGATTGGATCAAAAAGTTCAACTCCTCCAACGGGCCATCAAGGTGCACGGGTTCGAACAGGCGCTCTTCCAGCACGTGGCCATGGCCTTGGGCTACAAAGAAAACAAGCTGCCGTTCCTGCTGCTCACTCAGCGTGCGCCGCTCTCCATGCTGCGAGCCCAACTCGAATCAGCGGAGGCAGTGCTCTTTGGCCTCTCGGGTTTCTTGGAAAAGGCGTCCTTACCGGATTCCGCAGCAGAAACGGCTTCCGTTTACCTGAAGGCGCTGTGGTCAGCGTGGTGGCCGCGACGCGGCGAGTTGCATCACCTTGTCCTGCCGCTTGACCGGTGGCATCTCAGCTCTACCCGTCCGTCCAACCATCCCCAGCGCCGGTTGGCTGCGCTCGCGAGCCTCGTCCGGCGGTGGCCGGAACTTCAGAGTTTACCCCCCGACCTGAAACTGATCCGGCACTTTTTTGCCGGTTTGTCTCACCCGTTCTGGGATCACCATTATACCCTGGCTTCCGCCCCTTCCCCGCAGCCCGTGCGTCTGATCGGCTCGGCACGGGTTAATGACCTGCTTGCCAACGTTTTCGTCCCGCTGCTCTGGGTCGCCGGGCACCTTGACTGGAACGCCGTACGGCAGCTCCCGGCCGAACTCGATAATTCGCGGCTCCGCGCCATGCGCCAGCGTTTGTTCGGCGATACACCGGCCGCCGCCCAGGAGCCCAGGTACCTTTACCAGCAACAAGGTCTGCTCCAATTGGCGGACGACTTCTGCGCGGCCAACCAGCACGATTGCTCGCGCTGCAGGTTGCCCGCCTATCTCGCGGCCAGGCAATGCCAGGAGCGGAAAAACGCCGCGAAGGCCACGAATGAAGGGGGATCATCCGCAGAACACGCAGACAACGCAGAATAGAGGCCCATGGAATAGACTTTTCTTTTGGTGACATTCCGCTAGGGTTTACGCCTGGAAAGGCGTTTCCCTCCCGGCCCGTTGGGCCTGAGACCGATTCAGCCATCTATGGAGCAGCCTCCGGTGCCGACGCCCCCTGAGCCGGCATTCTACCCAGATAACTACTGTCTGAATGGTATTACGCGTCCCTCGATGGTCTGTTTCTCCTCCGAGCCATCGATAAACGCCCTTTTGGTCAATAGCAAAACCGTCAGTTCGGCCGTAGCGTGACAACTGTAACTCAAGAGACAGGGGTGACCCGCTCGTGGTAATTTCCAAAAGCATGATCCACGCTTATTTTTTCTTTTCGGCCGGACGCGGACGCACGGCGGCGGGATTCAGCCGCTGCGCACGACGCGCCGACCCGGCAGACGGAAGCGCCACGGCCGCCCTCCAAACCAATGATTAAGGCAACTTCCGGGCTGGACTCTCGGGTCCTCGGCTACACCACGCTGCGGCTGGCCGTGGGCATGACGATGCTGGTTCACGGCGCCGAACGGTTCGGCCACGTGTCCCAATTCGCCGACGGGCTTGTCAAGACGTTCGCCAACACCTGGCTGCCGCGTCCTGCGGTGCTGGGCTTCGCCTATGTGACGCCGCCGGTCGAACTGGCCATCGGTTTGATGGTACTGCCAGGACTGTTCACGCAGCTGGGACTGTTGTGCGGCGGCTTGTGGATGGTGGCGCTGATCTTCGGGAGCACGCTCATCGAGCAATACCAGGCGGTGGGCGTCCAGCTCGTTTACGCGCTGATCTTTTGGGTGCTGCTCCATTTTCTGGAGGCGAACCTGCTTTCTGTGGACCAGTGGCTGGCTGCACTCAGGCGCCGGTCGCAACGGCGTTAAAGGTCCATTTACAGGCCGAAATACGCGCTGCTCTACTCTCAACCACCCTTCCAGAACACGGAACCACAATAGGGGAGGCGGATCACGGGCCGGCCATTGCGTCAGCACAAAAAGCGTCTTGCCGTAGGGTAGCTATTTAACCTGTCAAGCAACCGGTAACTCTTCCCCTGAAGAGAGCGTCAACACGGATTCGATCAACGGCAGGTAAGCAGAGTTATTCAACCGTGATCGGTAGCTCTGCCGGTATGTGCCGGCGTTTAATTCCTGCTTGAGCCAAGCTGCTTCCTCCAGTAACACATGCAGGTTGTGCGTGGCGCGATTGCAAAAGCCGCGAATGCCGTTCTCTTGCAAACCCGCCAGGGGATTACGGAGGCATGCAGGACATTGGCAAGCGCCGAGCGTCGCTCGTTCCTCGTCGGTGGGAACACGGCCGCGCCACTTTCCGAAGTCGCCAACCATGCGGTCACCGCTGCCGGGGAGCTGGACAATGCCGCGTGCCGCACGATTCCGCCACCCACTGGAATCCACTGAGTTAACGCCAAGCAAGGCTGCAAGATGCAGGGTCGCGGTACCACCAATACCGAAAACGTGGATTTGCTTGGCCGGAAACTCTCGGCGCACCTGTTGCAAACTGGCGAGGATCTCAGCATACGGGAGCGCCTTGGGGCTACGCAGAAGATTCGGGACCAAGCCACCCAACGCGAGCCGATCTTTGGCCGCAAGCTTGGAGTGGCTTTGGACGGCGGCGATGTATTCTGCCAAAAAGGATGATATGTGGATCACCGGAACAAAGCCATCGTGTTGATAGGCGCGATTGATCCGCATCGTCTGCTCAAAGCAGGCTTCCTGGTCGCAGCGCGGCATTCTTGGCGTCGGGATAGCGTCGAAACGCACCGGATACCAGTCCGGCCTGGCTCGGCGCACAAAATCGCCGTAAGCGCGAGACTCCCCGGTGCCGCC is drawn from Verrucomicrobiota bacterium and contains these coding sequences:
- a CDS encoding DUF2851 family protein produces the protein MRAHQEHIPLYLQHVQAGGDRSIRETDSKMGTDDLSHRWSELEWQTLWYAGACGKTFRAVSGALIEVLQFGRWNHEAGPDFVDAVVRVDGNPEPLCGDIELDMSAPDWERHGHATNDRFNRVILHVFLTRPGVTFFTRTADHREVLQVHLQRDLPIERLTLPVARVARVKAGACSGPMQGLTPEEADGVLETAAQVRLDQKVQLLQRAIKVHGFEQALFQHVAMALGYKENKLPFLLLTQRAPLSMLRAQLESAEAVLFGLSGFLEKASLPDSAAETASVYLKALWSAWWPRRGELHHLVLPLDRWHLSSTRPSNHPQRRLAALASLVRRWPELQSLPPDLKLIRHFFAGLSHPFWDHHYTLASAPSPQPVRLIGSARVNDLLANVFVPLLWVAGHLDWNAVRQLPAELDNSRLRAMRQRLFGDTPAAAQEPRYLYQQQGLLQLADDFCAANQHDCSRCRLPAYLAARQCQERKNAAKATNEGGSSAEHADNAE
- a CDS encoding DoxX family membrane protein; amino-acid sequence: MIKATSGLDSRVLGYTTLRLAVGMTMLVHGAERFGHVSQFADGLVKTFANTWLPRPAVLGFAYVTPPVELAIGLMVLPGLFTQLGLLCGGLWMVALIFGSTLIEQYQAVGVQLVYALIFWVLLHFLEANLLSVDQWLAALRRRSQRR